The following proteins are co-located in the Solanum pennellii chromosome 8, SPENNV200 genome:
- the LOC107028977 gene encoding uncharacterized protein LOC107028977, whose amino-acid sequence MLMKSEKKSKNRKKNVVTDDSEVTKGDVKDVDHDSCFKEESLSFTGIRKERDKTKMETQAPGESEDSYIKIKKERGGGKQHGKYSKDGCEDTVENVFKKKKKLKNEQDILMMHDASLDTKTLAHESASRTHETKAVETLGEGSGGNLTDEVKRKKKKKKKDKRGKDGQVDIVVGVIQGVVSADEVNRKKRKKDKKKREDGLVDVVASVIQGDVLAIDEMKRKKRKKDKRNKEDGQVDIATGVIQGDVSAINEMKRKKRKKDKNKKDGQVDSVAGVIQGDVSAIEETEDRQIDDANIRKMKKTKLGHNSKNLTNEKTEKRVRFSDNVQFFHPISDPSNERHENNKQELLLGKYFTQEEDEIVKDAVCRYIEVYNLGDEGLQKVLNSKSYPKLRGCWKEIGKAIPYRPFTAVYHRAQRLFRMGEKRKWTEEEYGMLRKFQGAHGNKWTLLANELGKHPDHVGNAWDRIKLENRKRGQWDQEEVQKLFDLVNTDLQLKLSEERKSRHGMLRDNICWSSISDNLSTRISHHCCNKWYRQLTSSMVVAGEWADTDDYRLIAALFELDASCIEDVDWDNLLSHRHGDLCRKRWKEMVRQISQHENKSFDALVEVLAKRYRPDLVGAREVWDSKPLVP is encoded by the coding sequence ATGCTCATGAAGTCGGAGAAGAAATCCAAGAATAGGAAAAAGAATGTTGTCACTGATGATTCGGAAGTGACAAAGGGCGATGTTAAGGACGTTGATCATGATTCATGTTTCAAGGAAGAGAGTCTCTCTTTTACAGGGATCAGGAAAGAAAGGGATAAGACAAAGATGGAAACTCAAGCACCTGGCGAAAGTGAAGATAGTTACATCAagataaagaaagaaagaggtGGTGGTAAACAGCATGGGAAATACAGTAAAGACGGGTGTGAGGATACtgttgaaaatgtttttaaaaagaaaaagaagttgaagaatGAGCAGGATATACTTATGATGCACGATGCTAGTTTAGACACCAAAACACTTGCTCATGAAAGTGCGAGCAGAACTCATGAAACCAAGGCCGTTGAGACTCTCGGCGAGGGCTCTGGTGGAAATCTTACAGATGAGgtgaagaggaagaaaaagaaaaagaaaaaagataagagGGGAAAAGATGGACAGGTAGATATCGTGGTTGGTGTCATTCAAGGTGTTGTTTCAGCTGACGAAGTGAAtaggaagaaaaggaaaaaggataAGAAGAAAAGAGAGGATGGACTGGTAGACGTCGTGGCTAGCGTCATTCAGGGTGATGTTTTAGCTATAGATGAGATGAAgaggaagaaaaggaaaaaggataAGAGGAATAAAGAGGATGGACAGGTAGATATCGCGACTGGCGTCATTCAAGGTGATGTTTCAGCTATAAATGAGATGAAgaggaagaaaaggaaaaaggataAGAATAAAAAGGATGGACAGGTAGATAGCGTGGCTGGTGTCATTCAAGGTGATGTTTCAGCCATAGAAGAGACGGAAGATAGACAAATAGATGATGCTAATATCAGAAAGATGAAAAAGACAAAATTAGGGCACAATTCGAAAAATCTTACTAatgaaaagactgaaaaaaGAGTGAGATTTTCTGATAATGTACAGTTTTTCCATCCAATCAGTGATCCTAGCAATGAGAGGCATGAAAATAACAAACAAGAATTATTGCTTGGCAAATATTTCACACAGGAAGAAGATGAAATCGTCAAAGATGCTGTTTGTAGATACATAGAGGTATATAATTTGGGGGATGAGGGGTTGCAAAAGGTTTTGAATTCCAAATCTTATCCTAAACTAAGGGGCTGCTGGAAAGAGATAGGGAAGGCTATACCATACAGGCCTTTCACAGCAGTTTATCATCGTGCACAGCGTTTGTTTCGAATGGGAGAGAAGCGTAAATGGACTGAAGAAGAGTATGGGATGCTTCGGAAGTTCCAGGGAGCACATGGGAATAAGTGGACCCTCTTGGCCAACGAACTTGGGAAACATCCGGATCATGTTGGAAATGCATGGGATAGGATAAAACTGGAAAATCGGAAGAGAGGACAGTGGGATCAGGAGGAAGTACAGAAATTGTTTGATTTAGTAAACACCGATCTGCAACTTAAGCTCTCTGAAGAAAGGAAATCTAGGCATGGGATGCTACGGGATAATATTTGCTGGAGTTCAATTAGTGACAATTTGTCCACCAGGATTTCCCATCATTGCTGCAATAAATGGTACAGACAATTAACATCCTCGATGGTGGTTGCAGGTGAATGGGCAGATACTGATGACTATCGCTTAATTGCTGCCCTTTTTGAACTAGACGCAAGCTGCATAGAGGATGTGGATTGGGACAATCTTCTCTCCCACAGGCATGGAGATTTATGTCGAAAAAGATGGAAAGAGATGGTGCGTCAAATAAGTCAACATGAAAACAAGTCATTTGATGCACTAGTAGAAGTGTTAGCAAAGAGATACCGCCCTGATTTAGTTGGAGCAAGGGAGGTCTGGGATAGTAAACCACTTGTTCCATGA